A single region of the Halorubrum depositum genome encodes:
- a CDS encoding MBL fold metallo-hydrolase: MRVTLLGTGDTTGTPTVGCDCDTCAAARERGVSRSRFSVHVANERTGESLLVDFSPDFRQQFLDADVPLPDAGVVTHIHFDHLDGLGNVYRLVDGLPVHAPNETDPATDESVAETIRAKYDYLEDRIGVHAREPFEPFETCGLEIRFVPVDHPPLLCYGVVIEDPETGATLSLTGDTSYDVPERSREALAGADLLLADAIVPASLCEHHPMGGRHEGPDGVPRTFGTKHMTREGALALADELDADRTRLVHVAHYYPPDEAFAEPLAVDGEVYEL, translated from the coding sequence ATGCGGGTCACGCTCCTCGGCACCGGCGACACGACGGGGACGCCGACCGTCGGCTGCGACTGCGACACCTGCGCCGCGGCCCGCGAGCGGGGAGTGTCGCGCTCGCGGTTCTCCGTCCACGTCGCCAACGAGCGCACCGGCGAGTCGCTGCTCGTCGACTTCAGCCCGGACTTCAGACAGCAGTTCCTCGACGCCGACGTTCCCCTCCCCGACGCCGGGGTCGTGACGCACATCCACTTCGACCACCTCGACGGGCTCGGCAACGTCTACCGGCTGGTCGACGGGCTCCCGGTCCACGCGCCGAACGAGACCGACCCCGCCACAGACGAGAGCGTCGCCGAGACGATCCGCGCGAAGTACGACTACCTGGAGGACCGGATCGGCGTCCACGCCCGCGAGCCGTTCGAGCCCTTCGAGACCTGCGGGCTCGAGATCCGGTTCGTCCCCGTCGACCACCCGCCCCTCCTCTGTTACGGCGTCGTCATCGAGGACCCGGAGACGGGCGCGACGCTCTCGCTGACCGGCGACACGAGCTACGACGTGCCCGAGCGCTCCCGCGAGGCGCTCGCCGGGGCCGACCTCCTCTTGGCCGACGCCATCGTCCCCGCCTCGCTCTGCGAGCACCACCCGATGGGCGGGCGCCACGAGGGGCCCGACGGCGTCCCGCGCACGTTCGGCACGAAGCACATGACCCGGGAGGGGGCGCTCGCGCTCGCCGACGAGCTTGACGCCGACCGCACTCGGCTCGTCCACGTCGCGCACTACTACCCGCCGGACGAGGCGTTCGCGGAGCCGCTCGCGGTCGACGGTGAAGTGTACGAGCTATAG